From a region of the Salvelinus alpinus chromosome 2, SLU_Salpinus.1, whole genome shotgun sequence genome:
- the LOC139546863 gene encoding zinc finger protein ZFP2-like: protein MSSLNYSSPAKEEGVRWTEKETLVKEEKEEEAVTVKQVEGEAVTVKQVEGEAVTVKQVEDEAVTVKQVEDETVTVKKEEEAFRVKEEHVTAEEEKEEEVFGLKEEGEITVTLEEETGDLINTKDRPESEEPDTSEPTRRHHCSQCGKSFTRLGSLKNHKRTHAEKKSYNCSQCGKSFSWSGQLKEHERIHTGVKPHQCSQCGKRFFKSSHLNEHNRIHTGEKPFQCSQCGRTFSRSGDLKSHERTHTGEKPYHCSQCGKSFTRLGNQKTHERIHTGVKPYPCSQCEKSFAKLGNLKIHNRIHTGEKPFQCSQCGKTFSRSGDLKSHEKIHTGEKPYHCSHCKSSFSWSGQLKEHERTHTGVKPYHCSQCGKSFRRLGSLKSHKMYTHTGEKPCNFSQCENNKYVSLGDMKKHEGTHSVEKPFQCSQCGKGFIQSSHLKVHKRIHTREKPFQCLLCGKSYTRLGNLKTHEMTHTGEKPFQCRQCGKRFTWLGNLKMHKVTHKVG, encoded by the exons atGAGCTCCCTAAACTACTCCTCCCCTGCTAAAGAAGAGGGGGTCAGATGGACGGAGAAAGAAActctcgtgaaagaggagaaggaagaggaggctgttacagtgaaacaagtagagggtgaggctgttacagtgaaacaagtagagggtgaggctgttacagtgaaacaagtagaggatgaggctgttacagtgaaacaaGTAGAGGATGAGACTGTTACAGTGAAAAAAGAGGAAGAAGCTTTCAGAGTGAAAGAAGAGCATGTTACCGCGGAAGAAGAAAAGGAAGAGGAAGTGTTTGGAttgaaggaggagggggagattactgtcacattggaggaggagactggagatctgattaacacca AAGACCGACCAGAATCAGAGGAACCAGACACGTCTGAACCAACGAGACGCCACcactgttcccagtgtggaaagagttttacccgtTTAGGGAGCCTTAAAAACCACAAGAGAACACATGCAGAGAAGAAGTCTTACAactgctctcagtgtggaaagagttttagctGGTCTGGGCAACTGAAagaacatgagagaatacacacaggagtgaAGCCTCACCAGTGCTCCCAATGTGGAAAGAGATTTTTCAAGTCATCACATCTGAACGAGCATAaccgaatacacacaggagaaaaaccaTTCCAATGCTCTCAGTGTGGAAGGACATTTTCCCGATCAGGGGACCTGAAATCtcatgagagaacacacacaggggagaagccttatcACTGCtctcaatgtggaaagagttttacccgtTTAGGGAACCAAAAAACGCATGAGCGAATACACACAGGAGTGAAGCCTTACCCCTGCTCACAGTGTGAAAAGAGTTTTGCGAAGTTAGGGAACCTTAAAATACATAaccgaatacacacaggagaaaaaccaTTCCAATGCTCTCAGTGTGGAAAGACATTTTCACGATCAGGGGACTTGAAATCACACGAAAAAATACACACAGGGGAAAAGCCTTATCACTGTTCCCATTGTAAAAGTAGTTTTAGCTGGTCAGGGCAACTGAAAGagcatgagagaacacacacaggagtgaaGCCATACcactgttcccagtgtggaaagagttttaggagGTTGGGGTCCCTTAAATCACATAAgatgtatacacacacaggagaaaagccatgTAACTTCTCCCAGTGTGAAAACAATAAGTACGTGTCATTAGGGGACATGAAAAAGCATGAGGGAACACACTCTGTAGAGAAGCCATTCCAGTGCTCACAGTGTGGAAAGGGATTTATCCAGTCATCGCATCTGAAAGTGCATAAGAGAATACACACAAGAGAGAAGCCATTCCAATGCTTGCTGTGTGGAAAGAGTTATACCCGGTTAGGGAACTTGAAAACGCATGAgatgacacacacaggagagaagccattCCAATGCCGTCAGTGTGGAAAGCGTTTTACCTGGTTAGGGAACCTGAAAATGCATAAGGTGACACATAAAGTAGGATAG